The Coffea arabica cultivar ET-39 chromosome 10e, Coffea Arabica ET-39 HiFi, whole genome shotgun sequence region AACTGACCCAGGAAGTGGCccctttttattttgattttgattctgTTTTGCAGGGGAGTAGCGGTGATTAGTTTTATTATTGtctctgtttatttgttcgtaATCAGTTAATGATTGAATCATTTTTGAGAGATGATGAGTGATTTCGGTGGTGGCGGGGAGGATGATATACTAGTGCTAGTCGGTGATGATGATTTGGATCACAGCAACACCATGCTGGATGCtactcctcctcctcatcatcatccAAACCCTTCGTCCCCCGCCGCCGCCGCCCAGTACGATCATGATTTTTCGAACATCCGCCAGATCGAGCAGTTTCTCTTGAATGAAGACGACATCATAGACATGTATCCCGAGGAGGAGGGGGAGGAGGACCGCCTTACCGCCTCCCTGGGTTTTTTGTCCGACATAATCCTCGATTCGCCGCTTCCATCCGATCCCTCCTCCCCCGATAATCCATCTCCCGAAAGCGACTTCCCCTATTCTAACCACAACTCCAACTCCGACTCCGACGCCAAGGATGTCCAACAACCCCCCAATCTCATAGGTCATCAGGAGCTCCTCACCCCTGCTGCTATTCCCCACCCCCACCAAGAGGAGAAGGGACGGAGCGAGGCGGGCCAGCTTAATAACAATGGTGACGATGTCGATCCTATTTCCAAGAAACGCAAAAGGTACCCTCATTCTTCCCTCTCTGCTGCCTACATCCTTGGAATTATACCCGACCAATTTAACAGAACACCCCCCCGCCCGGCGGGGTCCCCTGCACCCACCGCCGTTCACATGATTAAATCTACCTtgattgcaatttggattgtGGTTTTTGCTCCCAACAATTAAGCAGGCTTCGAATTTTgttaaatatttgaatttgtTTGGGTTAGTTGGAGTACAGTTTGCTCTGTTGAAGGTGATGGCCCTAAATCTCATCTTTGCAGACACCCCTGGTTTATGGTGCTTTTAGTTGAACCTTTGAACTGTCTATCTTGTACCATTACGGTTGTAGTATTTGTGTTTTACTGAATCTGGTTCTTTCTTTTGCAGGCAATTGAGTAACAGGGATGCAGCTGTCCGTTCTCGAGAAAGGAAGAAGATGTATATAAAGGATCTCGAGATCAAGAGCAGGTACTATGAAGCAGAGTGCAGGAGGCTCGGGATGTTGCTTCAGTGCTATCTTGCTGAGAATCATGCTCTACGCCTTTCCTTGAACACCACCACTACCACCCAGGCCTTTGATGCTTCCACAACCAAGCAGGAGTCTGCTGTGCTCATCTTGGGTGAGTACACCATCTTTTTCAGTCCCTCTCTTAAcaacacaccccccccccctttttccaaaaaaagccaaaaaaaaagaccCTTCTTCGTTATAATAATAGTTGTATTGCTAcgtttttaaattttcaaagtcCAAAAGGAACAACAATTCCCGTGATCTGCCAGACTTTGTTGAGTTGAGAGCAGAAATGCGACCACACTGAAACAGCTCGCTTATTTAGTCTTTTTATTACATATGTAACTTATGTATTCCGGGTTTCTGATACTGCATTTCGTATCACCTGCCATTCACTCGGTTTTAGTTCTTTGAATTCAATTGCACCTTTCATTGATGTATGCGCAGCCTCAATTATCACGTTCTTTTAGTTCTCGTGGAGACCTACTGATAATTTATAATGTGGTTTGAAAGCAAGACTTCTTAAAAATGCTTAGCTTTAGGCACTGTAATAGATTGAGATTTGTTGGTGTTGGGGTGATCTATTCTCATGGTTGCTTTGGAATATTTGCTGTAGCTCTCAACTCCAAATCCACGTGTGACAGTTTTGTTGTCCTTGATACATCAtggatggttttttttttttttttttaagccgAAGCGAAATAGAAAATTAGAATTTATGCATAAAATGAATTGACAGAATGTGTTAATTTTGCAGAATCCCTGCTGTTGGGTTCCCTGCTTTGGTTCCTGGGCATCGTGGCACTCCTCACTCTGCCCAGACAGTTGCCAAATCTAGGAGCAGCAGGAGCAAAAAAGGTGGGCTGCAAAACTCCGCGAAGCCTGGCTCCAAGAGAGGCAGGAACTAAAGTACATGGAACGCTAGGGTTCCAATCTTTTATGATGAGCAAGAGATGCCGAGGTTCAAGAAGAAAGATGAGGTGCTCTTTCAAATTGGGGTCGGCAGCTTCTTTTCGCGGCATTTTGTCCGTGACACCCTGCCAGTTCCTGGCCTTCTGTTAAGTTCTCCGTTGAGTAGTTGCATGATTGGGAAGACGAGCTGTTTTCGCTAAGATTTAGCCC contains the following coding sequences:
- the LOC140015309 gene encoding uncharacterized protein, whose amino-acid sequence is MMSDFGGGGEDDILVLVGDDDLDHSNTMLDATPPPHHHPNPSSPAAAAQYDHDFSNIRQIEQFLLNEDDIIDMYPEEEGEEDRLTASLGFLSDIILDSPLPSDPSSPDNPSPESDFPYSNHNSNSDSDAKDVQQPPNLIGHQELLTPAAIPHPHQEEKGRSEAGQLNNNGDDVDPISKKRKRQLSNRDAAVRSRERKKMYIKDLEIKSRYYEAECRRLGMLLQCYLAENHALRLSLNTTTTTQAFDASTTKQESAVLILESLLLGSLLWFLGIVALLTLPRQLPNLGAAGAKKVGCKTPRSLAPREAGTKVHGTLGFQSFMMSKRCRGSRRKMRCSFKLGSAASFRGILSVTPCQFLAFC